A genomic window from Martelella lutilitoris includes:
- a CDS encoding sodium-translocating pyrophosphatase — protein sequence MMILLAVIVCGLLSIVYALWATRSVMVADQGTPRMKEIAGFIREGAQAYLTRQYTTIAIVGVVVFVLAWLLLSLTAAIGFVIGAVLSGAAGFIGMHVSVRANVRTAQAASYSLPAGLDIAFKSGAITGMLVAGLALLGVSVYYYILTVGLGHAPDEREVIDALVALGFGASLISVFARLGGGIFTKGADVGGDLVGKVEAGIPEDDPRNPATIADNVGDNVGDCAGMAADLFETYAVSVVATMVLGAIFFGGTAILGDVMLLPLAICGVCILTSIVGTFFVKLGANGSIMGALYRGLIATGLLSIVGLGIATWLTVGFGSIGEVAGRNITGWALFICGIIGLIVTALIVVITEYYTGTGKRPVVSIAQASVSGHGTNVIQGLAVSLEATALPAIVICGGIISTYQLAGLFGTGIAVTAMLGIAGMIVALDAFGPVTDNAGGIAEMAGLDPEVRKSTDALDAVGNTTKAVTKGYAIGSAGLGALVLFAAYSNDLAYFAANGDTYPFYANMGDISFSLSNPYVVAGLIFGGLIPYLFGGIAMTAVGRAASAVVAEVRRQFREKPGIMSGTEKPDYGRAVDMLTKAAIREMIIPSLLPVLAPLVVFFGVWLMSGSKASAFAALGASLLGVIVNGLFVAISMTSGGGAWDNAKKSFEDGFVDADGATHEKGSDAHKASVTGDTVGDPYKDTAGPAVNPAIKITNIVALLLLAVLA from the coding sequence ATGATGATATTGCTTGCCGTGATTGTCTGCGGCCTGTTGTCGATCGTGTACGCCCTTTGGGCGACGCGCTCGGTGATGGTCGCCGATCAGGGAACCCCGCGCATGAAGGAAATCGCGGGCTTTATCCGGGAGGGGGCGCAGGCCTATCTGACGCGCCAGTACACGACGATCGCGATCGTCGGCGTGGTCGTCTTCGTTCTGGCCTGGCTGCTGCTGTCCTTGACCGCCGCCATCGGCTTCGTCATCGGGGCGGTCTTGTCGGGAGCCGCGGGCTTCATCGGCATGCATGTCTCCGTGCGCGCCAATGTCCGCACCGCGCAGGCGGCCTCCTACAGCCTGCCGGCCGGGCTTGACATCGCCTTCAAATCCGGCGCGATCACGGGCATGCTCGTTGCCGGTCTCGCCCTTCTCGGCGTATCCGTTTATTATTACATCCTCACCGTAGGGCTCGGCCATGCGCCGGATGAGCGCGAGGTTATCGACGCGCTTGTCGCACTCGGGTTCGGCGCGTCGCTGATTTCGGTCTTCGCCCGCCTCGGCGGCGGCATCTTCACCAAGGGCGCCGATGTCGGCGGCGACCTCGTCGGCAAGGTTGAAGCGGGCATTCCGGAAGACGACCCGCGCAACCCGGCGACGATCGCCGATAATGTCGGCGACAATGTCGGCGACTGCGCCGGTATGGCGGCCGACCTTTTTGAGACCTATGCGGTCTCGGTGGTCGCCACCATGGTGCTCGGCGCCATTTTCTTCGGCGGAACGGCTATTCTCGGCGACGTCATGCTGCTGCCGCTCGCCATCTGCGGGGTCTGCATCCTGACGTCGATTGTCGGCACCTTCTTCGTCAAGCTCGGCGCCAACGGCTCGATCATGGGCGCGCTCTATCGCGGTCTGATCGCTACCGGACTGCTGTCGATCGTCGGACTCGGCATCGCCACCTGGCTCACCGTCGGCTTCGGCTCCATCGGCGAGGTCGCCGGACGCAACATCACCGGCTGGGCCCTCTTCATCTGCGGCATCATCGGCCTGATCGTCACGGCGCTGATTGTCGTCATCACCGAATATTATACCGGAACAGGCAAGCGCCCGGTGGTTTCGATCGCGCAGGCCTCGGTTTCCGGCCATGGCACCAATGTGATCCAGGGCCTGGCTGTCTCGCTCGAAGCGACCGCGCTTCCCGCGATCGTCATCTGCGGCGGCATCATCTCGACCTACCAGCTTGCCGGCCTGTTCGGCACGGGGATCGCGGTCACCGCCATGCTCGGCATTGCCGGCATGATCGTGGCGCTCGACGCCTTCGGGCCGGTCACCGACAATGCGGGCGGTATCGCCGAAATGGCCGGCCTCGATCCGGAGGTTCGTAAATCCACCGATGCGCTCGATGCCGTCGGCAACACCACCAAGGCCGTCACCAAGGGCTATGCCATCGGTTCGGCCGGTCTCGGGGCGCTGGTGCTGTTCGCCGCCTATTCGAACGACCTTGCCTATTTCGCGGCGAACGGGGATACCTATCCCTTCTACGCGAACATGGGCGATATCTCGTTCTCGCTGTCGAACCCTTACGTGGTCGCCGGCCTGATCTTCGGCGGACTGATTCCCTATCTCTTCGGCGGCATCGCGATGACGGCGGTCGGTCGCGCGGCGAGCGCCGTCGTTGCCGAAGTGCGTCGTCAGTTCAGGGAAAAGCCCGGCATCATGAGCGGAACGGAAAAGCCGGATTACGGCCGCGCCGTCGACATGCTGACCAAGGCCGCGATCCGCGAGATGATCATCCCCTCGCTGCTGCCGGTCCTTGCCCCGCTCGTGGTCTTCTTCGGCGTCTGGCTGATGTCGGGCTCGAAAGCCTCGGCGTTCGCGGCGCTCGGCGCCTCGCTTCTCGGCGTGATCGTCAACGGCCTGTTCGTCGCCATCTCGATGACGTCCGGCGGCGGCGCCTGGGACAACGCCAAGAAGAGCTTCGAGGATGGTTTCGTCGATGCCGACGGCGCCACCCACGAAAAGGGCTCGGATGCCCACAAGGCCTCCGTCACCGGCGATACGGTCGGCGATCCCTACAAGGATACGGCCGGTCCTGCCGTCAACCCGGCGATCAAGATCACCAATATCGTGGCGCTTCTGCTCCTGGCGGTGCTCGCCTGA
- a CDS encoding outer membrane protein assembly factor BamE — protein sequence MRRDYFDFRPVRPAAAGALVAVALFTAGCSTSDVIGTKDVFYQGYVVDEERLQLVKEGSSREQVVLTLGQPSTTATFDNEVLFYISQRKERRFEFQKPRLVNQEILAVYFNGNGRVDKIARYTLEDGKVVDMVSDTTPTGGKDITFIQQILQGTGASAARDFFATNGGAIQ from the coding sequence ATGCGCCGAGACTATTTTGATTTCAGACCGGTTCGTCCGGCTGCCGCGGGCGCGCTCGTCGCCGTCGCGCTCTTTACCGCAGGGTGCTCGACCTCCGACGTGATCGGCACCAAGGACGTCTTCTATCAGGGTTATGTGGTCGACGAAGAGCGGCTGCAGCTTGTGAAGGAAGGGTCGAGCCGCGAGCAGGTCGTGCTGACGCTCGGCCAGCCGTCAACGACGGCGACCTTCGACAACGAGGTCCTGTTCTACATCTCGCAGCGCAAGGAGCGCCGTTTCGAGTTCCAGAAGCCGCGCCTCGTCAATCAGGAAATCCTGGCGGTCTACTTCAACGGCAATGGCCGCGTTGACAAGATCGCCCGCTATACGCTCGAAGACGGCAAGGTCGTCGACATGGTCTCCGATACGACGCCGACCGGCGGCAAGGACATCACCTTCATCCAGCAGATCCTGCAGGGCACCGGCGCAAGCGCCGCCCGCGACTTCTTCGCCACCAACGGCGGAGCGATCCAGTAG
- a CDS encoding ubiquinol-cytochrome C chaperone family protein, whose protein sequence is MVLRIFGKNRANRMIVQRQYGVITATARQPCFYTDYGVPDTVMGRFEMLSVVMILFLQRTSKSSDSGKQMAQEVVDAFFMDIDYSIRELGVGDNSVPKRMKKLAGMFYGRLERYVRCLQHRDLEQLAIALAQNIHAADADHGEMAELARWMLENADHLGRIDEIVVETGMVSFLVPESMETGRA, encoded by the coding sequence ATGGTCCTGAGGATTTTCGGCAAGAACCGCGCCAACCGCATGATCGTGCAGCGCCAATATGGCGTGATCACGGCAACGGCGCGGCAACCCTGTTTCTATACGGATTACGGTGTTCCGGATACGGTAATGGGCCGTTTCGAGATGCTGTCCGTGGTGATGATCCTTTTCCTGCAGCGCACCTCGAAATCCTCGGACAGCGGCAAGCAGATGGCCCAGGAGGTCGTCGACGCCTTCTTCATGGATATCGACTATTCGATTCGCGAGCTTGGCGTCGGCGACAATTCGGTTCCCAAGCGGATGAAAAAGCTGGCGGGCATGTTCTATGGTCGCCTGGAACGCTATGTGCGCTGTCTGCAGCATCGCGATCTGGAACAGCTTGCGATCGCGCTTGCACAGAATATTCACGCGGCAGATGCCGATCACGGCGAGATGGCGGAGCTCGCCCGCTGGATGCTGGAAAATGCCGATCACCTCGGCAGGATCGATGAAATTGTGGTGGAAACGGGGATGGTGAGCTTCCTCGTGCCCGAAAGCATGGAGACGGGACGTGCCTGA
- a CDS encoding YceD family protein, with translation MPDRNANEKPLPFSRPFTVARAAAVPFEMRLEAEEDELERLAGFLDVDAVTALAADLRITPFRREGVRVRGEVKAHIVQSCVVTLEPIESDLAEPVDATYLPEQSRQFRRKVNEEGELLVDPEGPDDPEPFSGSEIDIAAVVIEAIGLAIDPYPRKPDAELPPDVSDEDDEGEATAEKESPFAALKDWKGGGEE, from the coding sequence GTGCCTGACAGGAATGCAAACGAGAAGCCCCTGCCGTTCTCGCGCCCCTTTACAGTTGCGCGCGCGGCTGCGGTGCCGTTTGAGATGCGCCTTGAAGCGGAGGAAGACGAGCTTGAGCGGCTGGCCGGCTTTCTCGATGTCGATGCCGTGACCGCGCTTGCGGCCGATCTCAGGATCACGCCTTTCCGGCGCGAGGGCGTGCGGGTGAGGGGCGAGGTCAAGGCGCATATCGTGCAGTCCTGCGTGGTGACGCTGGAGCCGATCGAGTCGGATCTTGCAGAGCCGGTGGATGCGACTTATCTGCCCGAGCAGTCCCGCCAGTTCAGGCGCAAGGTCAATGAGGAAGGCGAACTTCTGGTCGATCCCGAAGGGCCTGATGACCCTGAGCCTTTTTCCGGCAGCGAGATCGATATCGCCGCTGTCGTCATAGAGGCGATCGGCCTTGCCATCGATCCCTATCCGCGCAAGCCCGATGCGGAACTGCCGCCGGACGTCAGCGATGAGGACGACGAAGGAGAGGCGACGGCAGAAAAGGAATCGCCTTTCGCCGCGCTGAAGGACTGGAAGGGCGGAGGAGAAGAGTAG
- the plsX gene encoding phosphate acyltransferase PlsX, translating to MIRISIDAMGGDVGPEVAVAGAAEALTRHPDISYILYGRQSAIEPLLASYPKLKEQARVVDCEVAVGMDEKPSQALRRGRNVSSMWRAIEAVKENESDAAVSAGNTGALMAMAMFCLKTMPDIDRPAIAGIWPTLKGESIVLDIGATIGADAKQLLDFALMGGAMARALFELKKPTVGLLNVGVEEVKGVEQVKEAGKLLREADIDNLDYAGFVEGDDLGRGTVDVFVVEGFTGNIALKTAEGTARQIAEYLRSAMSRTLMSRIGYLLARGAFRMLREKLDPRKVNGGVFLGLNGIVIKSHGSTDAEGYASAIEVAYDMVHNGLQAKIQHDLSEYHARNESPMGPEAA from the coding sequence TTGATTAGAATTTCCATTGATGCCATGGGGGGAGATGTCGGACCGGAGGTCGCCGTTGCCGGCGCGGCCGAGGCTCTGACGCGCCACCCCGACATCAGCTACATTCTCTACGGCCGGCAATCAGCCATCGAACCGCTGCTTGCGTCCTATCCCAAACTCAAGGAACAGGCGCGCGTTGTCGATTGCGAGGTTGCAGTCGGCATGGACGAGAAGCCTAGCCAGGCCTTGCGGCGCGGCCGCAACGTCTCCAGCATGTGGCGCGCGATCGAGGCGGTGAAGGAGAATGAATCCGACGCGGCCGTCTCGGCGGGCAATACCGGCGCGCTGATGGCCATGGCGATGTTCTGTCTGAAGACCATGCCCGACATCGACCGCCCCGCGATCGCCGGCATATGGCCGACGCTGAAAGGCGAAAGCATCGTTCTCGACATTGGCGCGACGATCGGCGCGGACGCCAAGCAACTCCTCGATTTCGCCCTGATGGGCGGGGCCATGGCGCGCGCGCTGTTCGAGCTGAAGAAACCGACCGTCGGCCTCCTCAATGTCGGCGTCGAGGAGGTGAAGGGCGTCGAGCAGGTCAAGGAAGCGGGGAAGCTTCTCCGCGAGGCCGACATCGACAATCTCGACTATGCCGGATTTGTCGAGGGCGACGATCTCGGCCGGGGCACGGTGGACGTCTTCGTCGTCGAGGGCTTTACCGGCAATATCGCGCTGAAGACGGCCGAGGGCACGGCCCGTCAGATTGCTGAATACCTGCGTTCGGCAATGTCGCGGACCCTGATGTCGCGCATCGGCTATCTGCTTGCCCGCGGCGCGTTCCGCATGCTGCGCGAGAAGCTTGATCCGCGCAAGGTCAATGGCGGGGTCTTTCTCGGCCTGAATGGCATCGTCATCAAAAGTCACGGCAGCACCGATGCCGAGGGCTATGCCTCGGCAATCGAGGTTGCCTATGACATGGTGCACAACGGTCTGCAGGCCAAGATCCAGCATGATCTGAGCGAGTACCATGCGCGTAATGAATCACCCATGGGGCCGGAAGCGGCCTGA
- a CDS encoding beta-ketoacyl-ACP synthase III, with protein sequence MIRSVVCGFGSALPERVVTNDELRQLVDTSDSWIQQRTGIRQRYIAGPDETTASLGEQAARAALDNAGLTPADIDLIVVATSTPDNTFPATAVNIQNRLGMEHGFAFDMQAVCSGFVFALTTADNFIRAGRARRVLVIGAETFSRLLDWTDRTTCVLFGDGAGALVLEAQEEGDAGNRGIIAASLRSDGSHCKKLYVDGGVSTTGDIGHLRMEGREVFKHAVGMITDVIESAFAEAKIDIDQLDWLVPHQANRRIIEGSAKKLGIPMDKVVVTVDQHANTSAASIPLALATAAGDGRIKRGDMVMLEAMGGGFTWGAVLLRW encoded by the coding sequence ATGATCCGTTCTGTCGTTTGTGGTTTCGGTTCGGCGCTGCCGGAGCGCGTGGTGACCAATGACGAACTGCGGCAGCTTGTGGACACCTCCGACAGCTGGATCCAGCAGCGCACCGGCATTCGCCAGCGCTATATCGCCGGTCCCGACGAGACCACGGCATCGCTCGGCGAACAGGCCGCGCGCGCGGCGCTGGACAATGCGGGGCTTACGCCGGCGGATATCGACCTGATCGTGGTCGCGACCTCGACGCCGGACAACACCTTTCCGGCAACGGCGGTGAACATCCAGAACCGGCTCGGCATGGAGCACGGCTTTGCCTTCGATATGCAGGCGGTCTGTTCCGGCTTCGTCTTTGCGCTGACGACGGCCGACAATTTCATCCGCGCCGGGCGTGCGCGCCGGGTTCTGGTGATCGGCGCGGAGACGTTTTCGCGGCTTCTCGACTGGACCGACCGGACGACCTGCGTGCTGTTCGGCGATGGCGCCGGCGCGCTCGTGCTGGAGGCACAGGAGGAGGGCGACGCCGGAAACCGCGGTATCATTGCCGCCAGCCTGCGCTCGGATGGTTCCCATTGCAAAAAGCTCTATGTCGACGGCGGGGTGTCCACCACCGGCGATATCGGCCACCTGCGCATGGAGGGCCGCGAGGTCTTCAAGCATGCCGTCGGCATGATCACCGATGTGATCGAGTCGGCCTTCGCCGAAGCGAAAATCGACATCGACCAACTCGATTGGCTGGTGCCGCACCAGGCGAACCGCAGGATCATCGAAGGCTCGGCCAAGAAGCTCGGCATTCCGATGGACAAGGTTGTCGTGACCGTGGATCAGCACGCCAATACCTCGGCGGCCTCCATTCCGCTGGCGCTGGCAACGGCTGCAGGCGATGGCCGGATCAAACGCGGCGACATGGTGATGCTGGAGGCGATGGGCGGCGGATTTACCTGGGGTGCGGTGCTTTTGCGCTGGTAA
- a CDS encoding integration host factor subunit alpha, translating into MPGKTVTRADLAESVFRKVGLSRTESAELVETVIDEICDAIVKGETVKLSSFATFQVRDKNERIGRNPKTGEEVPISPRRVMTFKASNVLKQKILKAHLNRKHKAEKAAQKSAS; encoded by the coding sequence ATGCCTGGCAAAACTGTGACGCGTGCGGATCTGGCCGAGTCGGTGTTCCGCAAGGTGGGACTTTCCCGCACGGAATCGGCCGAGCTGGTCGAAACCGTCATCGATGAAATCTGCGATGCGATCGTCAAGGGCGAGACGGTGAAGCTCTCCTCCTTCGCGACCTTTCAGGTGCGCGACAAGAACGAACGCATCGGCCGGAACCCGAAGACCGGAGAGGAAGTGCCGATCTCGCCGCGCCGGGTCATGACCTTCAAGGCCTCCAACGTGCTGAAGCAGAAGATTCTCAAGGCCCATCTCAACCGCAAGCACAAGGCCGAAAAGGCCGCGCAGAAATCGGCCTCCTGA
- a CDS encoding MerR family transcriptional regulator: MDKSPEAFRTISEVAEELELPQHVLRFWETRFTQVKPMKRGGGRRYYRPEDIELLKGIRHLLYDHGYTIKGVQKLLKSNGNRFVTAIGSGDAELVEALAVPPEARQHEDQPSIFDDDQVVGRPKKAGGTGFFRRKKDEEGAIDPASGLARSDDALLQEVLYDLLECKRLLDQVR, translated from the coding sequence ATGGACAAGTCTCCCGAGGCATTTCGCACCATTTCCGAAGTGGCGGAAGAACTGGAGCTGCCGCAACACGTGCTGCGCTTCTGGGAAACGCGTTTCACCCAGGTCAAGCCGATGAAGCGGGGCGGCGGCAGGCGCTACTATCGCCCCGAGGACATCGAGCTTCTGAAGGGTATCCGCCATCTCCTTTATGATCACGGCTACACCATCAAGGGCGTCCAGAAGCTGCTGAAGAGCAATGGCAACCGTTTCGTCACAGCGATCGGCAGCGGCGACGCCGAGCTTGTCGAGGCGCTGGCCGTCCCTCCCGAGGCCCGGCAACACGAGGACCAGCCTTCTATTTTCGATGATGACCAGGTGGTCGGCCGACCGAAGAAGGCGGGCGGGACCGGCTTCTTCCGCCGCAAGAAGGACGAGGAGGGGGCCATCGACCCCGCTTCCGGCCTCGCGCGTTCGGATGACGCGCTGCTGCAGGAAGTCCTCTACGACCTGCTGGAATGCAAGCGTCTGCTCGATCAGGTGCGCTGA
- a CDS encoding plasma-membrane proton-efflux P-type ATPase — MAENAAANDLESLPVEAVLEKLGVDPEKGLSAAEAQKRLAQYGPNALPEEKTSLFKKIAQHFVGPIAFMIEAAALVSLILGDTGDFIIIFGLLLFNAGLEFYQDSKATSALAALKNSLAPQATALRDGKFAVIDAATLVPGDIIKIRLGGIVPADVRLVSGDYASIDQAALTGESLPVNKKVGDTAYSGSVVKQGEMAAVVTGTGSETFFGRTAKLVAGAGAVSQAQKAMFQIGNFLIVVAVVLAMIMVAVQVYVDIVKTDNWGLADALGILQFVLVLLVASIPVAMPAVFSITMALGALALSKEKAIVSRLSSIDEMAGADILCSDKTGTLTKNILTLGDPIPVGGATPEDIVLAGALASRAEDGDAIDGAVIGALADKAVLEQYTIGKFTPFDPVSKRTEATVTGADGKAFLTSKGAPHAIVLLANAEKAVADEVDAHVAELGAKGYRALAVARSDDGGETWTLLGILPMFDPPRDDSKQTIENVRAKGVAVKMITGDDTAIAKETARQLGLGTNILPAAEVFPKDMDPDNVPGPIANRILTADGFARVFPEHKYAIVKTFQKNGHLVAMTGDGVNDAPALKQADCGIAVSGATDAARGAAALILTAPGLSVIQNAIDEARRIFGRITSYTIYRVALTMDIMFLVVLSTIFLGFQPLTPIMIVLMSLLDDIPIMTVAYDNTSVSEQPIRWRMPHLLSVSAVLGFASIVQSFGLLLMGMEVLSEPGRWAGLGLTDQSHLQSMMFLQLVAGGHLLMLVSRKENWFMKKPYPARPLLIAIFATQLVAVLMCGFGIIVPEIPWRLIGFVWIYLIVWLFIIGLVRIGIDHVLENRSARRAMSIDVVNERLFR, encoded by the coding sequence ATGGCGGAGAATGCAGCGGCCAATGACCTGGAGAGCCTGCCGGTCGAGGCGGTTCTGGAAAAGCTCGGCGTCGACCCCGAAAAGGGCCTGAGCGCGGCGGAGGCGCAAAAGCGGCTGGCGCAATATGGCCCCAACGCATTGCCCGAGGAAAAGACCAGCCTTTTCAAGAAGATTGCCCAGCACTTCGTCGGCCCGATCGCCTTCATGATCGAGGCCGCCGCGCTGGTGTCTTTGATCCTCGGGGATACGGGCGACTTCATCATCATCTTCGGCCTGCTGCTCTTCAACGCCGGCCTCGAATTCTACCAGGACAGCAAGGCGACGAGCGCGCTCGCGGCACTCAAGAACTCGCTCGCCCCGCAGGCAACGGCGCTGCGCGACGGCAAGTTCGCCGTCATCGACGCTGCGACGCTCGTGCCGGGCGACATCATCAAGATCAGGCTCGGCGGCATCGTGCCCGCCGATGTCCGTCTGGTCTCCGGCGACTATGCCTCGATCGACCAGGCGGCGCTGACGGGCGAGTCGCTTCCGGTCAACAAAAAGGTCGGCGACACGGCCTACTCGGGCAGTGTGGTGAAACAGGGCGAGATGGCGGCCGTCGTCACCGGAACGGGGTCGGAAACCTTCTTCGGCCGCACGGCAAAGCTTGTGGCCGGGGCCGGCGCCGTCAGCCAGGCGCAGAAGGCGATGTTCCAGATCGGCAACTTTCTCATCGTCGTGGCGGTCGTGCTGGCGATGATCATGGTCGCCGTCCAGGTCTATGTCGACATCGTCAAGACCGACAACTGGGGTCTCGCCGATGCGCTCGGCATTCTGCAATTCGTGCTGGTGCTCTTGGTCGCCTCCATTCCCGTGGCGATGCCGGCGGTGTTTTCCATCACCATGGCGCTCGGCGCGCTGGCGTTGTCGAAGGAGAAGGCGATCGTCTCGCGTCTGTCATCGATCGACGAAATGGCCGGCGCTGATATTCTCTGCTCCGACAAGACCGGAACGCTGACGAAGAACATCCTGACGCTCGGCGATCCGATCCCGGTCGGCGGAGCCACGCCTGAGGACATCGTGCTGGCCGGCGCGCTCGCCTCGCGCGCCGAGGACGGCGATGCGATCGACGGCGCGGTGATCGGCGCCCTTGCCGACAAGGCCGTGCTCGAGCAGTACACCATCGGCAAGTTCACGCCGTTTGATCCGGTGTCGAAGCGCACCGAGGCGACCGTCACCGGTGCGGACGGCAAGGCGTTCCTGACATCCAAGGGCGCGCCGCATGCGATCGTTCTCCTGGCCAATGCGGAAAAGGCGGTTGCCGATGAAGTCGACGCTCATGTCGCCGAACTTGGCGCCAAGGGCTATCGCGCGCTCGCCGTGGCCCGATCCGATGACGGCGGCGAGACCTGGACGCTGCTCGGCATCCTGCCGATGTTCGATCCGCCGCGCGATGATTCGAAGCAGACGATCGAGAATGTCCGCGCCAAGGGCGTCGCCGTGAAAATGATCACTGGCGACGACACCGCGATTGCCAAGGAGACGGCGCGCCAGCTCGGTCTCGGCACCAATATCCTGCCGGCCGCCGAAGTCTTCCCGAAGGACATGGACCCCGACAATGTGCCCGGCCCGATCGCCAACCGGATCCTGACGGCGGACGGCTTTGCCCGGGTGTTTCCCGAGCACAAATACGCGATCGTCAAGACTTTCCAGAAAAACGGGCATCTGGTGGCCATGACCGGCGACGGCGTCAATGACGCGCCGGCGCTGAAACAGGCCGATTGCGGCATCGCCGTCTCCGGCGCGACGGATGCGGCGCGGGGCGCTGCGGCGCTGATCCTGACGGCGCCCGGTCTTTCCGTGATCCAGAACGCGATCGACGAGGCGCGGCGCATCTTCGGGCGGATCACCAGCTACACGATCTATCGGGTGGCGCTGACCATGGACATCATGTTCCTGGTGGTGCTTTCGACCATCTTCCTCGGCTTCCAGCCGCTGACGCCGATCATGATCGTGCTGATGTCGCTTCTCGACGATATCCCGATCATGACGGTGGCCTATGACAATACCAGCGTCTCCGAACAGCCGATCCGGTGGCGCATGCCGCATCTTCTGTCGGTTTCCGCCGTTCTCGGCTTTGCCTCGATCGTCCAGTCCTTCGGCCTTTTGCTGATGGGCATGGAAGTGCTGTCGGAACCGGGACGCTGGGCGGGGCTTGGGCTGACCGACCAGTCCCACCTCCAGTCGATGATGTTCCTGCAGCTGGTCGCCGGCGGTCATCTGCTGATGCTGGTCAGCCGCAAGGAAAACTGGTTCATGAAGAAGCCCTATCCGGCCCGGCCGCTGCTGATCGCCATCTTCGCCACGCAGCTCGTCGCGGTGCTGATGTGCGGCTTCGGCATCATCGTTCCCGAAATCCCGTGGAGGCTGATCGGCTTCGTCTGGATCTACCTGATTGTCTGGTTGTTCATCATCGGGCTGGTCAGGATCGGCATCGACCACGTTCTCGAAAACCGCAGCGCCCGGCGGGCCATGTCCATCGACGTGGTCAACGAACGGCTGTTCCGCTAG